A single region of the Paraburkholderia megapolitana genome encodes:
- a CDS encoding inositol monophosphatase family protein — protein MHPMLNIAVKAARRAGQIINRASLDLDLVQVSKKQHNDFVTEVDKAAEAAIIDTLKTAYPDHAILAEESGRSDNESEYEWIIDPLDGTTNFIHGFQYYCVSIALAHKGIVTQAVVYDPTRNDLFTASRGRGAFLNDRRIRVGRRDRLADGLIGTGFPFRDKEGLGAYSNLFEEMTKACAGLRRPGAAALDLANVAAGRLDGFFEQGINAWDMAAGSLLITEAGGLVGNYTGDSDFLHIGEIVAGNPKLYAQMVPILSRHSRTKQQAA, from the coding sequence ATGCATCCCATGCTCAACATCGCTGTCAAGGCCGCACGTCGCGCCGGACAGATCATCAACCGCGCATCGCTCGACCTCGATCTGGTTCAGGTCAGCAAGAAACAGCACAACGATTTCGTCACGGAGGTCGACAAGGCCGCCGAAGCAGCGATCATCGACACGCTGAAGACCGCCTACCCCGATCACGCCATCCTCGCCGAAGAATCCGGCCGCTCGGACAACGAATCCGAGTACGAGTGGATCATCGATCCGCTCGACGGCACCACGAACTTCATCCACGGCTTCCAGTATTACTGCGTGTCCATCGCGCTTGCGCACAAGGGCATCGTCACGCAGGCCGTCGTCTACGATCCGACCCGCAACGACCTCTTCACCGCCTCGCGCGGCCGCGGCGCGTTCCTGAACGACCGCCGCATCCGCGTCGGCCGTCGTGACCGCCTCGCCGACGGACTGATCGGCACCGGCTTTCCGTTCCGCGACAAGGAAGGTCTCGGCGCATACAGCAACCTGTTCGAGGAAATGACCAAAGCCTGCGCGGGCCTGCGTCGCCCGGGCGCCGCCGCGCTCGATCTCGCGAACGTGGCCGCCGGCCGGCTCGACGGCTTCTTCGAACAGGGCATCAACGCCTGGGATATGGCTGCGGGCAGCCTGCTGATCACCGAAGCGGGTGGTCTGGTCGGCAACTACACCGGCGACTCGGACTTCCTGCACATCGGCGAGATCGTCGCGGGCAATCCGAAGCTGTACGCGCAGATGGTGCCGATCCTGTCGCGCCATAGCCGCACGAAGCAACAGGCGGCCTGA
- the lplT gene encoding lysophospholipid transporter LplT produces the protein MKKGFYTIIAAQFVSSLADNALLIAAIALLTVIQSPAWITPLLQIFFTISYVLLAPFVGAFADALQKRHVMFFSNALKAIGCLLMIGGVHPMIAYGVVGFGAAAYSPAKYGILTELLPPDRLIAANAWLESATVLSTIVGTMLGGALISNYAINFVAHAHLLLIHSAADLAMFAVMVTYAIAAAINFGIPDTGARYPNRLKEPRKLVGDFVRCFNVLWADKLAQIALWVTTLMWGGAVTLQLLVLKWADVNLGLSLSKAAVMQGVTGLGIAVGAAAAAAWIPLRGSLRVLPIGILTGLVAIAMAFYSKGLFPLGSGIRVGPFIAPLYIVFAYPLMILLGALAGFFIVPMNALLQHRGATLLSAGHSIAVQNFNQNLAVLLMLGAYALLLTAKMPVQWIIVVFGSFITVMIWLAKRRSVANARRTDMRALIGE, from the coding sequence ATGAAAAAAGGCTTTTACACGATCATCGCGGCGCAGTTCGTGTCGTCGCTGGCGGACAACGCGCTGTTGATCGCGGCGATCGCACTGCTGACCGTGATCCAGTCGCCCGCATGGATCACGCCGCTGCTGCAGATCTTCTTCACGATCTCGTACGTGCTGCTCGCGCCGTTCGTCGGCGCGTTCGCCGATGCGCTGCAAAAGCGCCACGTGATGTTCTTCTCGAACGCGCTGAAAGCGATTGGTTGCCTGCTGATGATCGGCGGCGTGCATCCGATGATCGCGTACGGCGTGGTCGGCTTCGGAGCGGCTGCTTACTCGCCGGCGAAGTACGGCATTCTGACGGAGCTGCTGCCGCCCGACCGCCTGATCGCGGCGAACGCCTGGCTCGAGTCGGCCACCGTGCTGTCGACGATCGTCGGCACGATGCTCGGCGGCGCACTGATCAGCAACTACGCGATTAATTTCGTCGCGCACGCGCATCTCCTGCTGATTCACTCCGCTGCGGACCTCGCGATGTTCGCCGTCATGGTTACGTATGCGATCGCCGCGGCCATCAACTTCGGCATTCCCGACACCGGCGCGCGTTATCCGAACCGGCTCAAGGAGCCGCGCAAACTGGTCGGCGATTTCGTGCGGTGCTTCAACGTGTTGTGGGCGGACAAGCTCGCGCAGATCGCGCTGTGGGTGACGACCCTGATGTGGGGCGGCGCCGTGACGCTGCAACTGCTCGTACTGAAATGGGCCGACGTGAACCTTGGCTTGTCGCTGTCGAAGGCCGCGGTCATGCAGGGTGTCACCGGTCTCGGCATTGCGGTCGGTGCCGCGGCGGCCGCCGCGTGGATTCCGTTGCGCGGTTCGCTGCGTGTGCTGCCCATCGGCATATTGACCGGTCTCGTCGCGATCGCGATGGCGTTCTACAGCAAGGGGCTCTTTCCGCTCGGCAGCGGGATCCGCGTGGGTCCGTTCATCGCGCCGCTCTACATCGTGTTCGCCTATCCGCTAATGATCCTGCTCGGTGCGCTCGCGGGCTTTTTCATCGTGCCGATGAACGCGCTGTTGCAGCATCGCGGGGCAACGCTGCTGTCGGCGGGGCATTCCATCGCGGTGCAGAACTTCAACCAGAATCTCGCCGTGCTACTGATGCTCGGCGCCTACGCGTTGTTGCTCACGGCGAAGATGCCGGTGCAATGGATCATCGTCGTATTCGGTTCGTTCATCACTGTGATGATCTGGCTCGCTAAACGGCGCAGTGTGGCAAACGCGCGGCGCACGGATATGCGGGCGTTGATCGGCGAGTGA